A stretch of the Thiocystis violascens DSM 198 genome encodes the following:
- the hisC gene encoding histidinol-phosphate transaminase produces the protein MSQADNPFLALAAPWIAGLTPYVPGKPISELERELGIRDSVKLASNENPLGPGPKARAAIAAMLDEIGRYPDGGGFELRRALADFHNVSPASITLGNGSNDVLDLVARTFLQPGVESLFSEFAFAVYPIATQAVGATARVAKARDYGHDLNAMASLVTDQTRVVWIANPNNPTGTWLSAQALKSFLGALPKTCVVVIDEAYTEYVSEPDFPDTTHWIESCPNLIVTRTFAKAHGLAALRIGYGISDPRVADLLNRVRQPFNVNAMAQAAAAAAIADREHVRASVELNRAGMRQLTEAFVRLGLDYIPSVGNFVTLNLGRPAGPINDALLHRGVIVRPVGNYGLPNHLRISVGLEQENARFIDALEDVLAA, from the coding sequence ATGAGCCAAGCTGACAACCCCTTTCTGGCGCTTGCCGCCCCCTGGATCGCCGGGCTCACGCCCTATGTGCCGGGCAAGCCGATCTCGGAACTGGAACGCGAACTCGGGATCCGCGACTCGGTGAAACTGGCCTCGAACGAAAACCCGCTCGGACCCGGACCCAAGGCACGGGCGGCCATCGCGGCCATGCTGGATGAGATCGGCCGCTATCCCGATGGCGGCGGTTTCGAACTGCGCCGCGCGCTGGCCGATTTCCACAACGTTTCGCCGGCATCCATCACGCTCGGCAACGGCTCCAATGACGTGCTGGATCTGGTGGCGCGCACCTTTCTGCAGCCCGGCGTCGAGTCGCTGTTTTCCGAATTCGCCTTCGCTGTTTATCCGATCGCGACCCAGGCCGTCGGTGCCACCGCGCGGGTTGCCAAGGCACGCGATTATGGTCATGACCTTAACGCCATGGCCTCGCTGGTCACCGACCAGACCCGCGTCGTCTGGATCGCCAACCCCAACAATCCGACCGGAACCTGGCTGTCCGCACAGGCGCTCAAATCCTTTCTCGGCGCACTGCCGAAAACCTGTGTGGTGGTGATCGATGAAGCCTACACCGAATATGTGTCCGAGCCGGATTTCCCGGACACCACCCATTGGATCGAAAGCTGCCCGAACCTGATCGTCACCCGCACCTTCGCCAAGGCCCATGGTCTGGCCGCGCTGCGGATCGGTTATGGCATCAGCGATCCGCGCGTGGCGGATCTGCTGAATCGGGTCCGCCAGCCCTTCAACGTCAACGCCATGGCCCAGGCCGCCGCCGCCGCCGCCATCGCCGACCGCGAGCATGTGCGCGCCTCGGTGGAACTGAACCGCGCCGGCATGCGTCAGTTGACCGAGGCGTTCGTCCGGCTAGGACTCGACTACATCCCCTCGGTCGGCAATTTCGTCACCCTGAACCTCGGACGCCCCGCCGGTCCGATCAACGACGCCCTGCTGCATCGTGGCGTCATCGTGCGCCCCGTCGGCAACTATGGTCTGCCCAATCATCTGCGGATCAGCGTGGGTCTGGAGCAGGAAAACGCGCGCTTCATCGATGCCCTGGAAGACGTGCTCGCGGCATGA
- a CDS encoding prephenate dehydrogenase, which produces MIERLAIIGVGLIGGSLARALRAAGAVREVVGCGRALPNLEKARAFGVIDRFTQDPAEAVRNADLVFVAVPLGAMRGVFDAIREHLQPETVITDGGSVKGSVVLDASAAFGALPPRLVPGHPIAGTEHSGVEASFAELYRNRRVILTPLPDTDPDALARVQTMWETCGAEVTLMSVAHHDEVLAATSHLPHMLAFGLVDALARMRENDEIFRYAAGGFRDFTRIASSNPVMWRDICLANREALSAMLARFGVEMTDLAESIRRADGDHLLEIFARAKAARDRSIEQSH; this is translated from the coding sequence ATGATCGAGCGGCTCGCGATCATCGGGGTCGGGCTGATCGGCGGCTCGCTGGCCCGTGCCCTACGCGCCGCCGGCGCGGTGCGCGAGGTCGTCGGCTGCGGCCGCGCCCTGCCGAATCTTGAAAAGGCGCGCGCATTCGGCGTCATCGACCGTTTCACCCAGGATCCCGCCGAGGCCGTGCGGAATGCCGACCTGGTCTTTGTCGCCGTGCCGCTCGGGGCCATGCGCGGCGTCTTCGACGCGATTCGTGAGCATCTCCAGCCGGAGACCGTGATCACCGATGGGGGCAGCGTCAAAGGCAGCGTGGTCCTGGACGCCAGCGCGGCCTTCGGCGCACTGCCGCCGCGTCTAGTGCCGGGTCATCCCATCGCCGGGACCGAGCATAGCGGGGTCGAGGCATCCTTCGCCGAACTCTATCGGAATCGTCGTGTCATTCTGACCCCCCTGCCCGACACGGATCCCGACGCGCTCGCGCGCGTACAGACCATGTGGGAAACCTGCGGCGCCGAGGTGACCCTCATGTCGGTGGCGCACCATGACGAAGTGCTCGCCGCCACCAGCCATCTCCCCCACATGCTCGCCTTCGGACTGGTCGACGCGCTGGCGCGCATGCGCGAGAACGACGAGATTTTCCGCTATGCCGCTGGCGGCTTCCGCGACTTCACTCGCATCGCCTCCAGCAACCCGGTCATGTGGCGCGACATCTGCCTCGCCAACCGCGAGGCATTAAGCGCCATGCTCGCGCGCTTCGGCGTGGAGATGACGGACCTCGCCGAGAGCATCCGCCGCGCCGACGGCGATCATCTGCTGGAGATCTTCGCGCGCGCCAAGGCTGCGCGCGACCGCTCGATCGAGCAGTCTCACTAA
- the phoU gene encoding phosphate signaling complex protein PhoU, which translates to MADKINLVQKKRVQLQAAIGDLGALVIQALNQSVVCLKAHDLILAARIIEADAAINQQRRLLEQQCLVTLAAYQPAGEDLRALGACMELVSELERIGDYAGDVASVMLKIGEERLPPEPVAAILGVAGNAIAMLTDALDAFTSNSDESTARAAVVREAQVDRDEEAIIQQVLGRMRTDAGFALTGTYLLWIVHNYERVADRATNVAERAVYVAAGQTPDLN; encoded by the coding sequence ATGGCCGATAAAATCAATCTGGTCCAGAAAAAGCGTGTCCAGCTTCAGGCGGCCATCGGCGACCTTGGCGCCTTGGTCATCCAGGCGCTGAATCAATCGGTGGTCTGCCTCAAGGCGCATGATCTGATCCTGGCGGCGCGGATCATCGAGGCCGACGCCGCCATCAATCAACAGCGACGCCTACTGGAACAGCAGTGCCTGGTCACGCTCGCCGCCTATCAGCCGGCGGGCGAGGATCTGCGCGCGCTTGGCGCCTGCATGGAACTGGTTTCCGAACTGGAACGCATCGGCGATTATGCCGGCGATGTGGCGAGCGTCATGCTGAAGATCGGGGAAGAACGCCTTCCGCCCGAACCTGTCGCGGCCATCCTCGGCGTTGCCGGCAACGCCATCGCCATGCTGACCGACGCGCTCGATGCCTTCACCTCGAACAGCGACGAGTCGACGGCGCGCGCGGCGGTGGTGCGCGAAGCGCAGGTCGACCGTGACGAGGAGGCCATCATCCAGCAAGTGCTTGGCAGAATGCGCACCGACGCGGGATTCGCGCTCACGGGCACCTATCTGCTGTGGATCGTGCATAACTACGAACGGGTCGCCGACCGCGCCACCAACGTCGCCGAACGAGCGGTGTATGTCGCGGCTGGTCAAACGCCGGATCTCAACTAA
- the nifB gene encoding nitrogenase cofactor biosynthesis protein NifB, with product MALKVLSHDEGAPVGGCAASGCGSSTDRLAHLPEAIRAKVNNHPCFSEDAHHHYARMHVAVAPACNIQCHYCNRKYDCSNESRPGVVSEVLTPDQAVKKVMAVAAAIPQMTVLGIAGPGDPLANPARTLETFRQLSEKAPDIKLCVSTNGLALPAVVDELCKHNIEHVTITINCVDPDVGAKIYPWIFWNNRRIKGRRAAEILIEQQQKGLEMLVARGVLVKVNSVLIPGVNDEHLKEVSRVVKAKGAFLHNVMPLIAEAEHGTFYGIMGQRGPTTEELQALHDSCAGDMAMMRHCRQCRADAVGMLGEDRGHEFTLDKIEHLDIDYAEAMVRRAEVHSAIEANRTAQRRRTGETFVSLASLQRKIPVKPEPRPVLMAVATTGGGVIDQHFGHAREFLVYEASSQDVRFIGVRKVDQYCAGDTTCGEAETALHKTLRALDGCEVVLCSRIGYEPWSQLEAAGIAPNGEHALEPIEEAVTAVYREMAESGRLDRPIPEPQRMSA from the coding sequence ATGGCGTTGAAGGTATTGAGCCACGACGAGGGGGCGCCGGTCGGCGGCTGCGCGGCGAGCGGTTGCGGCAGCAGCACCGATCGGCTCGCTCATCTGCCCGAGGCGATTCGCGCGAAGGTCAACAATCACCCCTGCTTTTCGGAAGACGCGCACCATCATTACGCGCGGATGCATGTGGCGGTAGCGCCCGCCTGTAACATCCAGTGTCACTACTGCAATCGCAAATACGACTGCTCCAACGAATCCCGCCCCGGCGTGGTCTCCGAGGTGTTGACCCCGGATCAGGCGGTCAAGAAGGTCATGGCCGTGGCCGCCGCGATTCCGCAGATGACGGTGCTCGGCATCGCCGGCCCCGGCGATCCGCTGGCCAACCCGGCGCGCACCCTGGAGACCTTCCGCCAGCTCTCCGAGAAGGCGCCGGATATCAAGCTCTGCGTCTCGACCAATGGCCTGGCCCTGCCGGCTGTCGTGGATGAACTCTGCAAGCACAACATCGAGCATGTCACCATCACCATCAACTGCGTCGATCCGGACGTGGGCGCCAAAATCTATCCCTGGATTTTCTGGAACAACCGTCGCATCAAGGGGCGCCGGGCGGCCGAGATCCTGATCGAGCAGCAGCAGAAAGGGCTGGAGATGCTGGTCGCGCGCGGCGTGCTGGTCAAGGTCAATTCGGTGCTGATTCCTGGCGTCAACGACGAACATCTGAAAGAGGTGAGCCGAGTCGTCAAGGCCAAGGGCGCCTTCCTGCACAACGTCATGCCGCTGATCGCGGAGGCCGAGCATGGCACCTTCTACGGGATCATGGGACAGCGCGGTCCGACCACGGAAGAGCTTCAGGCCCTCCATGATTCCTGTGCCGGCGACATGGCCATGATGCGCCACTGCCGTCAGTGCCGCGCCGATGCGGTCGGGATGCTGGGCGAGGATCGCGGGCACGAGTTCACGCTCGACAAAATCGAGCATCTGGACATCGATTATGCCGAGGCCATGGTGCGCCGCGCGGAGGTCCATTCGGCCATCGAGGCCAACCGGACGGCGCAGCGCCGGCGCACGGGCGAAACCTTCGTCTCGCTGGCATCGCTGCAACGCAAAATCCCCGTCAAACCAGAGCCGCGCCCAGTGCTGATGGCGGTCGCGACCACCGGCGGCGGCGTCATCGACCAGCATTTCGGCCATGCCCGCGAGTTCCTGGTCTACGAGGCGTCTAGCCAGGACGTGCGCTTCATCGGCGTGCGCAAGGTGGATCAGTACTGTGCGGGCGACACGACCTGCGGCGAGGCCGAGACCGCGTTGCACAAGACCCTCCGCGCACTGGATGGCTGCGAGGTCGTCCTCTGTTCCCGGATCGGTTACGAACCCTGGAGTCAACTGGAAGCGGCCGGCATCGCGCCGAACGGCGAGCATGCGCTGGAGCCGATCGAGGAGGCGGTTACCGCCGTTTATCGCGAGATGGCCGAGTCGGGGCGTCTCGATCGGCCGATCCCGGAACCCCAGCGCATGTCCGCCTGA
- a CDS encoding 4Fe-4S dicluster domain-containing protein — protein MAFQIIEGCVNCWACEPLCPSGAIFAATPHFQIDAKKCTECEGDFAEPQCASICPVEGVILDGLGVPANPPGSLTGIPPERMAAAMAEIQAR, from the coding sequence ATGGCATTCCAAATCATCGAAGGCTGCGTGAACTGCTGGGCGTGCGAGCCGCTCTGTCCGAGCGGGGCGATCTTCGCGGCCACGCCGCATTTCCAGATCGACGCGAAGAAATGCACCGAGTGCGAGGGCGACTTCGCCGAGCCGCAGTGCGCGAGCATCTGCCCGGTCGAAGGGGTCATTCTCGATGGTCTGGGCGTTCCCGCAAATCCGCCCGGCTCCTTGACCGGGATCCCGCCGGAGCGCATGGCCGCGGCCATGGCCGAGATCCAGGCGCGTTAA
- a CDS encoding ArsC/Spx/MgsR family protein → MASSVIFYEKPGCLSNGRQKALLTSLGHSLTVRDLLAEPWTAERLRSFFGAMPVRDWFNPTAPRVKQGEVRPETLDESTALALMLADPLLIRRPLIETECGRGCGFAPGPMLDALGVALEPEQDLQSCSRIGPDPHCERPSARAAIR, encoded by the coding sequence ATGGCCTCGTCCGTGATCTTCTACGAAAAGCCGGGCTGTCTGTCGAACGGCAGGCAGAAAGCCCTGCTGACGTCGCTTGGGCATTCGCTGACCGTGCGCGATCTGCTGGCCGAGCCCTGGACCGCCGAGCGCTTGCGGTCCTTTTTCGGCGCGATGCCGGTACGCGACTGGTTCAATCCGACCGCGCCCCGCGTCAAGCAGGGCGAGGTACGCCCGGAGACGCTCGACGAATCCACGGCACTGGCCCTGATGCTCGCCGATCCGCTGCTGATCCGTCGTCCGCTGATCGAAACCGAATGCGGGCGCGGCTGCGGTTTCGCGCCGGGTCCGATGCTGGATGCGCTCGGCGTGGCGCTTGAGCCGGAGCAGGATCTCCAGTCCTGCTCGCGGATTGGTCCGGATCCGCATTGCGAGCGCCCAAGCGCTCGGGCGGCGATCCGATGA
- a CDS encoding FprA family A-type flavoprotein produces MTASRQTVAQPGEAVGIVPGVHWIGVLDPSLRSFDIILRTANGTTYNAYLVRGSDGVAIIDTVKAGFAEEFFARLESVARYDEIRVIVLNHLEPDHTGALPELMRRAPQAKLYISTRATTMLKALLKPKGDERPFEYETVGTGDEVSLGDRTLRFLHTPFLHWPDTQCTYLVEDGVLFSGDVFGCHHCDSRLFNDRCGDFRFAFDYYYAHIMRPFKTYVMDAIKLIEPLTLKIIAPTHGPILRDRPRRSLTRYRELSSASFSERIDNDERSLIVFYMSAYGNTARMAEAICAGAEEAPGVRVSLYDLEGGELQPFVDLIESADALALGSPTINGDAVKPIWDLLSSLAVIDLKGKLGAAFGSYGWTGEAVRMIEDRLRGLKLRVPVPGVRVKLIPTDEELDACRDFGRALAGAIVSGERGKVIDFADLG; encoded by the coding sequence ATGACCGCCTCGCGGCAGACCGTTGCCCAACCGGGCGAGGCCGTCGGGATCGTGCCTGGCGTGCACTGGATCGGTGTCCTGGATCCGAGCCTGCGCTCGTTCGACATCATCCTGCGTACCGCCAACGGCACGACCTACAACGCCTATCTGGTGCGCGGGAGCGATGGCGTTGCCATCATCGACACCGTCAAGGCGGGGTTTGCCGAGGAATTCTTCGCGCGTCTGGAGTCGGTCGCCCGTTACGACGAGATTCGGGTCATCGTGCTCAATCATCTGGAGCCGGATCATACCGGCGCGCTGCCCGAGCTGATGCGGCGGGCCCCGCAGGCCAAACTCTACATTTCCACCCGCGCGACCACCATGCTGAAGGCGCTGCTCAAGCCCAAGGGCGACGAGCGCCCCTTCGAGTACGAGACGGTCGGCACCGGCGACGAGGTCTCGCTGGGCGACCGTACCCTGCGCTTCCTGCACACGCCCTTTCTGCACTGGCCGGATACGCAATGCACCTATCTGGTCGAGGACGGGGTGCTGTTCTCGGGTGACGTGTTCGGCTGTCACCATTGCGACAGCCGTCTGTTCAACGATCGCTGCGGCGATTTCCGGTTTGCCTTCGATTATTACTACGCACACATCATGCGTCCCTTCAAGACCTATGTGATGGACGCGATCAAGCTGATCGAGCCGCTGACGCTCAAGATCATCGCGCCCACCCATGGCCCCATTCTGCGCGATCGTCCGCGCCGCTCGCTGACCCGCTACCGCGAGCTGTCGAGCGCCAGCTTCAGCGAACGGATCGACAACGACGAGCGCTCGCTGATCGTCTTCTACATGAGCGCCTACGGCAACACCGCGCGCATGGCCGAGGCGATCTGCGCCGGCGCCGAGGAGGCGCCGGGGGTGCGCGTCTCGCTCTATGACTTGGAGGGCGGGGAACTTCAGCCCTTCGTGGATCTGATCGAATCGGCTGACGCCCTGGCGCTCGGTTCCCCGACCATCAATGGGGACGCGGTCAAGCCGATCTGGGATCTGCTCTCGTCGCTGGCCGTGATCGATCTCAAGGGCAAGCTCGGCGCGGCCTTCGGATCCTACGGCTGGACAGGCGAGGCGGTACGCATGATCGAGGATCGTCTGCGCGGCCTGAAGCTGCGGGTGCCGGTGCCGGGTGTGCGCGTCAAACTCATCCCGACCGACGAGGAACTTGACGCCTGCCGCGATTTCGGGCGCGCGCTGGCGGGGGCCATCGTCAGCGGAGAACGCGGGAAGGTCATCGATTTCGCCGACCTCGGGTGA
- a CDS encoding 2Fe-2S iron-sulfur cluster-binding protein, translating to MAKAKITFTDIDQTVNVPAGTRVIEVSEKIGAGIIYGCREGDCGTCMMHVEEGWNNLTEPSVLEEKVLRENMASRHDRLACQAQILGDCRVKPA from the coding sequence ATGGCGAAAGCCAAAATTACCTTCACGGATATCGACCAGACCGTCAACGTGCCGGCCGGCACGCGGGTTATCGAAGTCTCGGAAAAGATCGGCGCGGGGATCATCTACGGTTGTCGCGAGGGCGACTGCGGCACCTGCATGATGCATGTGGAAGAAGGCTGGAACAATCTGACCGAGCCGTCGGTACTGGAGGAAAAGGTGCTGCGCGAAAACATGGCCAGCCGTCATGACCGGCTCGCCTGCCAGGCCCAGATCCTGGGCGACTGCCGCGTCAAGCCGGCCTGA
- a CDS encoding 2Fe-2S iron-sulfur cluster-binding protein, with the protein MALVTFSSPDYKDKTVYAVAGSHTETLLKLAKEHKIPVHHDCQDGECGNCLVRVTSVDKKTQRMGYHLTDKEQTVLRHLGKLTKDDIDRMAVDDMPSEWRLACQMIVRDEDILVEY; encoded by the coding sequence ATGGCACTCGTAACCTTTTCAAGCCCGGATTACAAGGACAAAACCGTTTACGCCGTGGCCGGAAGCCACACCGAAACCCTGCTCAAGCTGGCCAAGGAACACAAGATCCCGGTCCACCATGACTGTCAGGACGGCGAATGCGGCAACTGTCTGGTACGCGTCACCAGCGTCGATAAGAAGACGCAGCGCATGGGCTACCACCTGACCGACAAGGAGCAAACCGTCCTGCGGCACCTGGGCAAATTGACCAAGGACGATATCGACCGCATGGCGGTCGACGACATGCCGAGCGAATGGCGTCTGGCTTGCCAGATGATCGTTCGCGACGAAGATATCCTGGTGGAGTACTGA
- a CDS encoding nitrogen fixation protein NifQ: MLALADELTREAEHVFARLMARAVGAGNDTAFASMIATRAAGGGALPVWLGLDLQAFRGLITYHFPGVSPDVLSATDGGIPLKAARQDEREELIDLMLTYRAHESPSEVWMAQTVAAGCMAGDHLWHDLGLWNRGELTALMRRNFPLLAARNVKDMKWKRFLYKQLCETEGIHVCRAPSCEVCVDYHVCFGPED, encoded by the coding sequence GTGCTGGCCCTGGCCGACGAGCTGACGCGCGAAGCCGAACATGTCTTCGCGCGGCTGATGGCCCGTGCGGTCGGGGCTGGCAACGACACGGCCTTCGCGAGCATGATCGCGACCCGCGCGGCCGGCGGCGGCGCGCTGCCGGTCTGGCTGGGCTTGGATCTCCAGGCCTTTCGCGGACTGATAACCTATCATTTTCCCGGCGTCTCGCCCGATGTGCTGTCGGCGACCGATGGCGGGATTCCGCTCAAGGCCGCGCGCCAGGACGAGCGGGAGGAATTGATCGATCTGATGCTGACCTATCGTGCCCATGAATCGCCCTCCGAGGTCTGGATGGCCCAGACCGTGGCCGCCGGCTGCATGGCGGGCGATCACCTGTGGCATGATTTGGGTCTGTGGAATCGAGGCGAATTGACGGCGCTGATGCGCCGCAATTTCCCGTTACTGGCCGCGCGCAATGTCAAGGATATGAAGTGGAAACGGTTCCTCTACAAGCAATTGTGCGAAACCGAGGGGATCCATGTCTGCCGCGCGCCATCCTGCGAGGTCTGCGTCGACTATCATGTTTGTTTTGGACCCGAGGACTGA
- the draG gene encoding ADP-ribosyl-[dinitrogen reductase] hydrolase → MFVLDPRTEFIPTDLPAGTLYDRAAAAYLGLAVGDALGATVEFLTPREILSQYGEHRDIVGGGWLGLRKGRVTDDTEMSLALGRSILATGGVNAGAIAHAFSEWMRTKPVDIGNTVRRGISLYRQTGATEVARHDYDAGNGACMRCLPIALYTLGADPDAVEQANRIQAHVTHHNALSDAGTLAVIRMVQAGLLGGDRGHLKELAEALVAEDERYRYDRRRMENPGGYLVETLRAVFQALFATDSFESALVEVVNRGGDADTTGAILGMIAGAHYGLDAIPRRWLNVLDKETARDCKAQAIALLRASPHMSGA, encoded by the coding sequence ATGTTTGTTTTGGACCCGAGGACTGAATTCATCCCCACGGATCTACCCGCGGGAACCCTCTACGACCGCGCGGCCGCGGCCTATCTGGGGCTGGCTGTAGGCGATGCGCTGGGCGCCACGGTCGAATTTCTGACTCCCCGCGAGATTCTGAGCCAGTATGGCGAGCACCGCGACATCGTCGGCGGCGGCTGGCTGGGACTGCGCAAGGGGCGTGTCACCGACGACACCGAGATGAGTCTTGCGCTCGGTCGGAGCATTCTGGCGACCGGCGGCGTCAACGCGGGCGCCATCGCGCATGCCTTCAGCGAGTGGATGCGGACCAAGCCGGTCGACATCGGCAACACGGTGCGGCGCGGCATCAGTCTCTACCGCCAGACCGGCGCCACCGAGGTGGCGCGACACGACTACGACGCGGGCAATGGCGCCTGCATGCGCTGCCTGCCCATCGCGCTCTATACCTTGGGCGCCGATCCGGATGCCGTGGAACAGGCCAATCGGATCCAGGCCCATGTCACCCATCACAACGCGCTGTCCGACGCGGGCACGCTCGCCGTCATCCGCATGGTGCAGGCGGGGCTGCTCGGCGGCGACCGTGGCCATCTCAAGGAACTGGCCGAAGCGCTGGTGGCCGAGGATGAGCGCTATCGCTATGACCGGCGGCGCATGGAAAATCCCGGCGGCTATCTCGTCGAGACCCTGCGCGCCGTCTTTCAGGCACTCTTTGCCACCGACAGCTTCGAGTCCGCGCTGGTAGAGGTCGTCAATCGCGGCGGCGACGCCGACACCACGGGCGCCATTCTCGGCATGATCGCCGGCGCGCACTATGGCCTGGACGCCATCCCCCGGCGCTGGCTGAACGTGCTGGACAAGGAGACGGCGCGCGACTGCAAAGCCCAGGCAATCGCGTTGCTGCGGGCATCGCCGCACATGAGCGGCGCCTAA
- a CDS encoding DUF2887 domain-containing protein gives MKTDSSIYTFLATGPEAFRVLTGGLTLEGEYVFRSVTFKSLERRADGLYEPLDPDRPVYLIEFQAQSAAAAWYNLLTKIGLYGEEHPEREVRGLLIVLHARALPTRPSRVGAPESIAAAICLERFLPEWLEREPDNPFLAALAPLIITRDAALTERAPALWHAIQHAPLEPAARTALSQILEFWLFERFRSLTAEEISTMLNIFTPLEETRAYQSIFVKGEAKGKAEGEAKGKAEGKADSLKRLLTRRFGPLPAGVSARIDSADIPQLDAWLDAVLDIQSLDELLTH, from the coding sequence ATGAAAACCGACTCGTCCATCTATACGTTCCTCGCCACCGGCCCTGAAGCCTTTCGGGTGCTCACCGGCGGGCTGACCCTGGAGGGCGAATACGTCTTTCGTTCGGTGACCTTCAAAAGCCTGGAACGGCGCGCCGATGGCCTTTATGAACCACTGGATCCAGATCGCCCGGTCTACCTGATCGAATTTCAAGCGCAATCCGCGGCCGCGGCCTGGTACAACCTGTTGACCAAGATCGGGCTGTATGGCGAGGAACACCCCGAGCGCGAGGTTCGCGGGCTGCTGATCGTGCTCCACGCGCGCGCTCTGCCGACCCGACCGAGCCGGGTCGGCGCACCCGAGTCGATCGCCGCCGCCATCTGTCTGGAACGGTTTCTGCCGGAATGGCTGGAGCGCGAGCCGGACAACCCCTTCCTCGCCGCGCTCGCGCCGCTCATCATCACGCGCGACGCCGCGCTGACCGAGCGCGCCCCGGCGCTCTGGCACGCCATCCAGCACGCGCCGCTGGAACCCGCCGCGCGCACCGCGTTGTCACAGATTCTGGAGTTTTGGTTATTTGAACGTTTCCGGTCGCTCACGGCCGAGGAGATCTCGACGATGTTGAACATCTTTACCCCCCTCGAAGAAACCCGCGCCTATCAATCCATCTTCGTGAAGGGCGAGGCCAAAGGCAAAGCCGAGGGCGAGGCCAAAGGCAAAGCCGAAGGCAAAGCCGATAGCCTCAAGCGTCTGCTCACCCGCCGTTTCGGTCCGCTGCCAGCCGGAGTCAGCGCCCGCATTGACAGCGCCGACATCCCGCAACTGGACGCCTGGCTCGACGCCGTGCTCGACATCCAATCCCTTGACGAGTTGCTCACGCACTGA
- a CDS encoding IS5 family transposase: MSKAGRPPKIHEAEQAVLRQIVTDRPTSTLSEIARELAARTGIEAHEATIRKSLREAGVTRLRGESGLEAQARATPRRYGYTDAHRRHDPDQSYPSCLTDAEWDLVAALFEMPGGRGQPPRVSRRSILEACCYVVRTGCAWRMLPHDFAPWQNVYKTFRRWSAAGKFEQMHDRLRGQWREREGREIAPTAAVLDAQSTRGSPQGGPSGFDAGKQVKGRKRSLVVDTLGFVLAVSVVAANLQDRDAASGAVADAAAKYPQINTLFVDSAYAGQFAQTTEQTHAIRVEVVRHPANKSVGSWHVDGAPDRVVIANADGFVPLPKRWVVERTHAWNERARRLIMHHDRLPAVSETWVWLAEARILLRRLTTTV; this comes from the coding sequence ATGTCGAAAGCTGGTCGTCCCCCCAAGATTCACGAGGCGGAGCAAGCGGTATTGCGTCAAATTGTCACGGATCGCCCGACCTCCACGCTGTCAGAGATTGCCCGGGAACTCGCGGCACGGACGGGAATCGAGGCTCATGAAGCAACGATTCGCAAGTCCTTGCGGGAGGCGGGCGTCACGCGCCTCCGGGGCGAGAGTGGTCTCGAGGCGCAAGCGCGCGCAACGCCGCGTCGGTATGGGTATACGGATGCGCATCGTCGCCACGACCCCGACCAAAGCTACCCAAGTTGTCTGACCGATGCGGAGTGGGACTTGGTCGCCGCTCTCTTTGAGATGCCGGGCGGGCGGGGTCAACCGCCCCGCGTGTCGCGCCGGAGCATCCTGGAGGCGTGTTGCTACGTGGTGCGCACGGGGTGCGCGTGGCGGATGCTGCCGCACGATTTCGCGCCTTGGCAGAATGTCTACAAGACGTTTCGCCGTTGGAGTGCGGCTGGGAAGTTTGAGCAGATGCATGATCGACTGCGGGGGCAATGGCGCGAACGCGAGGGGCGTGAGATCGCGCCGACGGCGGCGGTGCTGGATGCGCAATCGACCCGCGGCTCGCCGCAGGGTGGACCGAGCGGCTTTGATGCGGGCAAGCAGGTCAAGGGGCGCAAGCGCAGCCTGGTGGTCGATACCTTGGGGTTCGTGTTGGCGGTGAGCGTGGTCGCGGCCAATCTTCAGGACCGCGATGCCGCCTCGGGCGCCGTCGCTGACGCGGCCGCCAAGTACCCCCAGATCAACACGCTGTTTGTCGATAGCGCCTACGCCGGTCAATTTGCCCAAACCACCGAGCAGACCCACGCGATCCGCGTGGAAGTCGTGCGCCATCCAGCCAACAAAAGCGTTGGCTCCTGGCACGTGGACGGGGCGCCTGACCGAGTGGTGATCGCCAACGCCGACGGCTTCGTTCCGCTGCCGAAGCGCTGGGTTGTCGAGCGCACCCATGCGTGGAATGAGCGTGCCCGTCGATTGATCATGCATCATGACCGTCTGCCAGCGGTCTCCGAAACCTGGGTTTGGCTGGCGGAGGCGCGCATCCTGCTGCGGCGGTTGACCACAACGGTTTGA